A stretch of DNA from Bacillota bacterium:
GGCATAACATGCCGGAAGTAATTATAATAATGTTAACAGCAAGGGGACAAGATTTAGATAAAATAACAGGACTTGAGCTGGGTGCAGATGACTATATGGTAAAGCCATTCAACCCTCTTGAGCTCATAGCAAGAATAAAATCTATTTTACGGAGGACCGAAAACAACTTTAACAATATCAAAAACAATAATTTAGACCGGATTATCTTTAAAAATCTAGTATTAGACAATAAATCCCAACGTTTCTTTAAGGATGAAGTTGAAATTGAGCTTACTCCTACGGAGTTTTCTATTGTAAAAATGTTTTTGTTGAATCCGGGAAAAGCTCTAAGCAGAGATGAGTTATTAAACTTCGTCTGGGGACGGAATTACTTTGGAGACTTGAAAACTGTAGATGTCTACATAAGGAGAATAAGAGAAAAAATAGAGGATAATCCTTCAAAACCTAAGTTTATTGAAACAGTCTGGGGCATAGGATACAGGTGGCAGGCAGATTAACTTAGAATTTGGGTAAGACTTTAGGGGGTTGCTATGAAAAGTGCTCGTACCAGAATAGCAATAAACTTCATATTTATTATAATTGTTACTGTAATAATTCTCGAAGTGTTAATTATTGGTATTATAAAACACAATTACAATAAAAACCTTGAAGAAAACCTGATAAGCCAGATTAAAACATCTGCAGACCTTTATAGCAGTTATTTTTCCGACGCTTCCCTTTACGATAATGTGTTAAATAATGTAGATACTTTCTGGAAACAGGTACCTGCCCAAGTAGAGATAATTGACACAAATGGTAAAGTATTAATGGATTCTATTGGTGTAATACCTGCCGATAATTCCAAAATGCCTGATGTCAAAGCGGCTCTTAAAGGAAAATTGGGGAAATGGACAGGTAAAACAGATTACAGTAAGGAAATGGTAATGGCAGTATCCTATCCATTAAAATCCCAGGGAAAAATTGTTGGGGTTTTAAGGTTTATTTCATCTTTAAGGGAAGTGAAAAAAGCTGTCGGAAAAGTAGCAAGTGTTCTTATATTTATAGGTATGGTGGTAGTTTTAA
This window harbors:
- a CDS encoding response regulator transcription factor; amino-acid sequence: MNTEGIKVLIVEDEEYIRKFININLKRNGFAVLESGTGEKALEMVEKFKPEIVILDIMLPGMDGFEVCRKIRHNMPEVIIIMLTARGQDLDKITGLELGADDYMVKPFNPLELIARIKSILRRTENNFNNIKNNNLDRIIFKNLVLDNKSQRFFKDEVEIELTPTEFSIVKMFLLNPGKALSRDELLNFVWGRNYFGDLKTVDVYIRRIREKIEDNPSKPKFIETVWGIGYRWQAD